A stretch of DNA from Tissierella sp.:
GAGACAATCCTATAATTGTACTTAATGATAGTGAGGAGGGATAGAATGAAAAGAATAAAAGAGTATCTAGCTTTAACTTTAGTGTCCATTTTTCTTGGTTTGATTTTATCCATCCAGTTTAAAACTGTTAATAAAACTGTTGGAGAAGGAATCTTACCAACTCAAAGAGCTCAGCAACTTGCTGTAGAATTAAAAAAGGCTCAAAATGAAAGAGATGCTCAAAATAACCTAATTGACGAAATGGAAGAAAAAATTGAGCAATATGAAATGGCAGAAGCTGATAAAAATGTATATGCAGAAAATCTTTATAATGATACAATGAAGTATAGAATGTTAGCAGGATATTTAGATTTAGAAGGACCAGGGATTACAATGGAAATTAATGATCCCCCAGTAGATTTGGAATTTGGAACATATTATAGTATAATAGATGAATTGGATTTAATACTTCAAGCGATTTCAGTATTAAATGCAGCTGATGCAGAAGCAATATCTATTAATGATCAAAGATATACATCCTTTACTGAAATAGAGAGGGCTGGTAATCATATAGAAATCAATGGAAAATCTACTAATACTCCAATAGTTATTAAGGCTATTGGTAAGCCGGAGACATTAGAATCTGCTTTAAATCTAAAAGGCGGTATAGTTGAACTTCTTAGAGATTTTGATTATCTTGTCCAAGTAAACAAGGAGCAAAGTATTGTTATTCCAAAATCTAAGAAAATTAAGGAATTTATCTATTCTGTTCCAGCTGATGAAAAAATTAATTAATGGGGGTTATTACTATGAGAAAAGATAATCCTAAGTTAATTCTTATGCTTTTTAGTATAATTATAGGAGTGTTTATAGCAACTCAGGTAAAAATGCAGCTTGAAATACATTCTCCCGTTACGCTTAAGGCATTACAAACTACAAAAGCTGAAATTACTGCTACTAATAATGAAATATCTCAATTAAATAAAATCATAAAAATGAAGGAAGAAGAATTACAATTATTAGAAAGTATTGCCAAGGGTGACGATAATATTATTGATATATTTAATCTTGATATTAAGACAAATAAAGCACATTCAGGACAAACAGCTTTAGAAGGACCTGGCATCATTATTACCATGTATGACAATCCAGAAGAACGCATGCCTGGATTCGATATCAATAATGACATTATACATGATGTGGATATTTTAAACATCTTAAATGATTTAAAGATAGCAGGTGCAGAAGCCATAAGTATAAATGATGAAAGAGTACTTAGCACATCTGAAATCAAATGTGCAGGGCCAACTATTAGAATAAACGGGAGAAGTTCAGCAACTCCATTTGTTATAAAGGCAATTGGAGATCCAAAATTACTATATGCCTCTGTTGATGCACCCGGAACTTATGGAGATATATTAAAAAATTTATATAACATAGGATTCGAGCTAGAATCGGCAGATTCATTGATAATACCTGCATATTCAAGGTCATTTAACTTTAATTATGCTAAACCATATGGAAAGGGTGATTAGGTTGTTTTTTGCACTTATTGGAATTTTAATTGGAGCAGTAATAGGTTTTTTAATACCTTATACTTATAATACATCTTATTCACTCTATGTATCTGTAGCAATATTAGCTTGCTTAGATTCTGTATTTGGTGGAATAAGGTCAAATTTAGAGAAAAGTTTTAATATCAAAATATTTATTTCTGGTTTTTTTGGAAATGCTATTTTAGCTGCTTTCCTCGCTTACTTAGGTGATAGATTAGGAGTACCATTGTATTATGCAGCTATATTTACTTTTGGCAGTAGACTCTTTGAAAATTTTGCTAAAATTAGAAGGAATTTATTATCTAAAAGAAAAGAATCCAATTAATCAAATGACTTTAGAATAAAATGCTAGTGGCCTAGCTACTAATTAGACGAGGGGGAGATTAAATGTTTGATTTTGATGTTGATGTAGATCAATATGCTAAAATAAAAGTAATTGGTGTTGGTGGTGGAGGAAACAATGCAGTAAATAGAATGGTGGATTCTGGAGTAAGAGGTATTGATTTTATTGCGTTGAATACTGATAGACAAGCATTATATTCATCAAAAGCTGAAATAAAACTGCAATTAGGTGAAAAATTAACCAGAGGATTGGGTGCAGGAGCAAACCCTGATATTGGAGCTAAGGCTGCTGAAGAAAATAGAAATGAAATTATGGAGTCAATCAAAGGTGCTGATATGATATTTATCACTGCTGGAATGGGTGGAGGAACTGGAACAGGTGCTGCACCTATAGTAGCTGAGATAGCAAAAGAATTGGGTATTCTTACAGTTGGAGTAGTTACTAAGCCATTTACTTTTGAAGGTCCTAAGAGATTGAAACATGCAGAACAAGGAATAGAGGAATTAAAAGCTAAGGTAGATACTTTAGTAACTATTCCAAATGATAGACTTTTGCAAGTAGCTGATAAGAAGACTACTATGGTGGAAGCTTTTATTATGGCTGATGAAGTACTTAAGCAAGGTATTCAAGGAATTTCTGATTTAATAGCAGTTCCAAATTTAATTAACTTAGACTTTGCTGATGTTAAGACAATTATGCATGATAAGGGAATTGCTCATATGGGTATTGGCCATGCTTCTGGTGATAATAGAGCTACTGAGGCAGCAAAACAAGCTATTAGATCACCTTTGTTAGAAACTTCCATTGAAGGAGCTAAGTCAGTACTATTAAATATTACAGGTGGTTCTGATTTAGGTATTTTTGAGGTTAATGAAGCAGCAGATTTGATTAGAGCATCAGTAGATAAAGATGCAAATATAATATTTGGTGCTGGAATAGATGAAAGCCTAAAAGATGAATTAAAAATAACAGTAATTGCAACAGGATTTGACATAGGAGCTTTACCTAATAATATAGCTGCAATCAAGAACCACAATAATAGTAATAGTGTTAAAGAAGAATCAGTAGAAGAAGTAGCAGTATCTAAGGATGATGAAGATGAATTAGATATTCCTATCTTTTTAAGAAGACGAGATAAAAAATAAATATTAATGATAGAAAATGTATCTTTTTGCTGAGATACATTTTTTTTATTGCTTATAAAATGACAAAATATTTATGTTTTATGTCCTATAATATATATTAAAGAATAGTATAAATGCCTAGAAAATCAAGGGAGGGATTCCTCTGTACATAATTGGAGAATATCTTTTCATGGAAAATTTCATTATTAATTTTATTATACTACAAAGTACAAAGATAATTACTCGAACTAAAGTGGGTAAATTTAGAATATTTATTACTGCTATAATATCAGCACTATATTCTTTTATCATATTTTTTCCTTCACTAATGTTTCTTACTAATTTTTTTATGAAAATTATTATATCCATTTTAATAGTAAAATTGGCCTTTAATTCAAAGTCCTTATCTTTGTTTTTAAAGCAATTATCTGGATTTTATATTATTTCATTTCTATTTGCAGGAGCAAGTATAGGGATGTACTATTTCACTAATAATTACAAGAATATTCTAATAAGGCCTAATATTAATTTAGGATTTCCTATAAGATATGTGTTGTTAGGGATATTATTAGGGGGGATAATGATAAGAAATATATTATGTTACTATCATGAAAAGCTATCTAAGGAAAAAAAACTCTTGGAGGTTACTGTTTGCTTTAATCAAAACACGTCAAACTTTATTTCACTAATAGACACAGGAAATTCTTTAATAGAACCTATTTCAAAATTTCCAGTTCTAGTTGTAGAATACACAGCGATTAAAAATATATTGCCACAAAAACTAAGGCAAATATTTGATAATAATAGAGATAATGATTTTACAGCCCTAGTAGATGTAATGGAAAGCATAAAAGATGAAATGATGATTAAACTTATACCATTTAAGTCAGTAGGATCTAAGGATAGATTTCTAATAGGTTTCAAACCAAGCTATATTGAAATATTAGACAATGGCTCTGTGTTCACATCTGATCACTTAATAATTGGGATATCTAATACAAAACTTTCTACAGATGATCAATATAAAGGGTTATTGAACTTAGAGATATTAAATAGGGGGAATTCATATGTTAATTAAAGTTAGGGTGAAATTTCAAATATTCATATATAAAATCTTAAACAAGTTAAATCTAATAAGAGGAGTTCACTATATAGGCAGTGGAGAAGTTTTGCCACCTCCATTAAAACCAGATGAAGAAGCATATTATTTGTCCTTGTTAAGGAAAGATGAAAGTGTAAGGACAGTTCTCATAGAAAGAAACTTAAGACTTGTAGTTTACATAGCGAGAAAATTTGAAAATACAAGAATTTCAATAGAAGATCTTATTTCCATAGGCACTATTGGGCTGATTAAAGCAGTTAATACATTTGATCCAGATAAAAACATTAAATTAGCTACCTATGCATCTAAGTGTATAGAAAATGAAATATTGATGTATCTAAGGCGAACTAGCAAAATGAAATCTGAAATATCTTTTGATGAGCCCTTAAATATTGATTGGGATGGGAACGAATTGTTATTGTCAGACATCCTTGGTACTGATGGTGATATTATATTTAAAGATATAGAATCTGAAGTAGATAAGACTTTGTTAAAGCAGGCTATAGATAAGTTATCAGGCAGAGAAAAGACCATAATAGAATTAAGATTTGGACTTCAAAATGGCAATGAAAAGACTCAAAAAGAAGTTGCAGACTTACTGGGTATCTCTCAGTCCTACATATCAAGATTGGAAAAAAGGATAATTAAAAGACTAAAGAAAGAAATGGTAAAATTGATGTAAATTGGAAATCTACTTTTTGTTTTTTCTGAATAAAAATATTAATAGAGGCAATAATTTTATACGAAAGGGGCAATACAGCATGAAAGGATGAAAATAGATGCATGTATCGAAAGTAGAGATATGCGGAGTCAATACTTCAAAGCTTCCAGTATTAACCAATGACCAAATGCAGAAATTATTTATTAAGATAAAAGCAGGAGATTTGAAGGCAAGAGAGGAGTTCATTCAAGGAAACTTGAGACTAGTACTTAGTATTATCCAAAGATTCAATAGGAGAGGAGAACATGTTGATGATTTATTTCAGGTAGGATGTATTGGTCTAATCAAAGCCATAGACAATTTTGATTTAAGTCAGAATGTTCGTTTCTCAACTTATGCTGTTCCAATGATCATAGGTGAGATAAGAAGATATTTGAGAGATAATAATTCCATTAGAGTTTCAAGATCACTTAGAGATATTGCTTACAAGGCCTTACATGCTAGAGAGCAGCTAATCTATAGAAATTCTAAGGAGCCAACTATATATGAAATAGCAGAAGAATTGCATTTACCAAAAGAAGATGTAGTATTTGCTCTTGAGGCAATTCAAGAACCAATTTCTTTATTTGAGCCTATATTTCACGATAGTGGAGATGCAATATTTGTAGTTGATCAAGTAAAAGATGAAAAAGCTGAGGATGAAATATGGCTGAGGGAGATTGCCCTTAGAGAAGCAATGGCAAAATTAAATACTAGAGAGAAACAAATATTAAATTTGAGATTTTATGAAGGTAAGACGCAAATGGAAGTAGCCAGCGAGATAGGTATTTCTCAGGCTCAAGTATCTAGACTTGAAAAAAATGCATTAAGGCAAATGAGAAAATATGTTTAGAAGGGTAATTTAATCAATTTATATAAATAAGAGCTTCAACTAAAGGGTTTTTAAAGTATTTGACTAATGAGATAATTAATAGATTTGCAAGCATTAGTAATAGTCAGCTTGCAAATCTATTTTTGTACCATAGTACTTCACAATCTCATGCTTTAAATTGATTTTATTAAATTTCTTAACTTCCCTTAAATTGTAGTAATAATTTCACCATACTATGCTATATACATAATAAAGATGAAATATATATTAGGAGGTGGAGTTATGTTAAAAATATCAGATATAAGAGAGAAGGAACTAATTAACATAAATAATGGAGAAAGAATGGGATATGTTTATGATTTTGAGTTAAATATTGAAAAGGGTCAGATTGAAGCAATAGTACTATTAGGTACAGGTAAAGTCCTAGGAATTTTTGGGAAGTCTCTAGATACAGTCATTCCATGGAATAAAATAGTAAAAATAGGTAGAGACACTATATTAATTGACTACATCACTGAAAATATCTAGTTAGACATTTTAAATCCGTTATAATATAATGAATGTGTAGAATTATATGGTGAGGTGAAAAAGATGAAATGTCCATTTTGTTCATATTTTGAATCAAGAGTATTGGACTCAAGACCTACTGATGAGGGACAAGCAATTAGACGTAGACGAGAATGCATAAAATGTAATAAAAGATTTACAACATATGAAAAGATCGAAGAGATCCCCTTAATTGTGGTGAAAAAAGATGGAAATAGACAAGTATATAACAGGAATAAGTTGTTAAATGGAATAATAAAGGCTTGTGAAAAAAGACCAGTGTCAATTAGCACCATTGAAAAAGCAGTAGATGAAATTGAAAAAAACCTATCAAACTCCTTAGAAAAAGAAGTAACATCTGAAGAAATTGGAGAGATGATAATGGATAGATTAAAGGATATTGATGAAGTAGCCTATGTAAGATTCGCATCAGTCTATAGACATTTTAAGGATTTAAATTCATTTATGGAAGAGCTGAAGAAGATATTAGGTGAAACCAATGAAGAAAGGAAGAAAATATGAGTTTATTAAGAAAATATAAAGATGATATCTTATACTATGAAATAGAAGGATTTAACTTAGATAATAATATAAATCATCTTTTTTCA
This window harbors:
- a CDS encoding small basic family protein, coding for MERVIRLFFALIGILIGAVIGFLIPYTYNTSYSLYVSVAILACLDSVFGGIRSNLEKSFNIKIFISGFFGNAILAAFLAYLGDRLGVPLYYAAIFTFGSRLFENFAKIRRNLLSKRKESN
- a CDS encoding sigma-E processing peptidase SpoIIGA, with amino-acid sequence MENFIINFIILQSTKIITRTKVGKFRIFITAIISALYSFIIFFPSLMFLTNFFMKIIISILIVKLAFNSKSLSLFLKQLSGFYIISFLFAGASIGMYYFTNNYKNILIRPNINLGFPIRYVLLGILLGGIMIRNILCYYHEKLSKEKKLLEVTVCFNQNTSNFISLIDTGNSLIEPISKFPVLVVEYTAIKNILPQKLRQIFDNNRDNDFTALVDVMESIKDEMMIKLIPFKSVGSKDRFLIGFKPSYIEILDNGSVFTSDHLIIGISNTKLSTDDQYKGLLNLEILNRGNSYVN
- a CDS encoding YlmC/YmxH family sporulation protein; translated protein: MLKISDIREKELININNGERMGYVYDFELNIEKGQIEAIVLLGTGKVLGIFGKSLDTVIPWNKIVKIGRDTILIDYITENI
- the sigE gene encoding RNA polymerase sporulation sigma factor SigE, translated to MLIKVRVKFQIFIYKILNKLNLIRGVHYIGSGEVLPPPLKPDEEAYYLSLLRKDESVRTVLIERNLRLVVYIARKFENTRISIEDLISIGTIGLIKAVNTFDPDKNIKLATYASKCIENEILMYLRRTSKMKSEISFDEPLNIDWDGNELLLSDILGTDGDIIFKDIESEVDKTLLKQAIDKLSGREKTIIELRFGLQNGNEKTQKEVADLLGISQSYISRLEKRIIKRLKKEMVKLM
- a CDS encoding DUF881 domain-containing protein; amino-acid sequence: MRKDNPKLILMLFSIIIGVFIATQVKMQLEIHSPVTLKALQTTKAEITATNNEISQLNKIIKMKEEELQLLESIAKGDDNIIDIFNLDIKTNKAHSGQTALEGPGIIITMYDNPEERMPGFDINNDIIHDVDILNILNDLKIAGAEAISINDERVLSTSEIKCAGPTIRINGRSSATPFVIKAIGDPKLLYASVDAPGTYGDILKNLYNIGFELESADSLIIPAYSRSFNFNYAKPYGKGD
- a CDS encoding DUF881 domain-containing protein; its protein translation is MKRIKEYLALTLVSIFLGLILSIQFKTVNKTVGEGILPTQRAQQLAVELKKAQNERDAQNNLIDEMEEKIEQYEMAEADKNVYAENLYNDTMKYRMLAGYLDLEGPGITMEINDPPVDLEFGTYYSIIDELDLILQAISVLNAADAEAISINDQRYTSFTEIERAGNHIEINGKSTNTPIVIKAIGKPETLESALNLKGGIVELLRDFDYLVQVNKEQSIVIPKSKKIKEFIYSVPADEKIN
- the ftsZ gene encoding cell division protein FtsZ; this translates as MFDFDVDVDQYAKIKVIGVGGGGNNAVNRMVDSGVRGIDFIALNTDRQALYSSKAEIKLQLGEKLTRGLGAGANPDIGAKAAEENRNEIMESIKGADMIFITAGMGGGTGTGAAPIVAEIAKELGILTVGVVTKPFTFEGPKRLKHAEQGIEELKAKVDTLVTIPNDRLLQVADKKTTMVEAFIMADEVLKQGIQGISDLIAVPNLINLDFADVKTIMHDKGIAHMGIGHASGDNRATEAAKQAIRSPLLETSIEGAKSVLLNITGGSDLGIFEVNEAADLIRASVDKDANIIFGAGIDESLKDELKITVIATGFDIGALPNNIAAIKNHNNSNSVKEESVEEVAVSKDDEDELDIPIFLRRRDKK
- the nrdR gene encoding transcriptional regulator NrdR, translating into MKCPFCSYFESRVLDSRPTDEGQAIRRRRECIKCNKRFTTYEKIEEIPLIVVKKDGNRQVYNRNKLLNGIIKACEKRPVSISTIEKAVDEIEKNLSNSLEKEVTSEEIGEMIMDRLKDIDEVAYVRFASVYRHFKDLNSFMEELKKILGETNEERKKI
- the sigG gene encoding RNA polymerase sporulation sigma factor SigG, producing MHVSKVEICGVNTSKLPVLTNDQMQKLFIKIKAGDLKAREEFIQGNLRLVLSIIQRFNRRGEHVDDLFQVGCIGLIKAIDNFDLSQNVRFSTYAVPMIIGEIRRYLRDNNSIRVSRSLRDIAYKALHAREQLIYRNSKEPTIYEIAEELHLPKEDVVFALEAIQEPISLFEPIFHDSGDAIFVVDQVKDEKAEDEIWLREIALREAMAKLNTREKQILNLRFYEGKTQMEVASEIGISQAQVSRLEKNALRQMRKYV